The following DNA comes from Paludisphaera rhizosphaerae.
CGCCTCGGCAGAGGATCGCGAAGGTGAATTGGCGGCGCAGGTGATCGAGAGGATTCGGGTTTCCCGGCCAGATCGAATGGCGAACATCGTCGGCGTCAGTTGCGATGCAGGATCGGCCGAAGAGGCCACTCGACTCGTCGAGGCGGTGGTCGAGGCCTATCGCGAATCCCTCCTGCGAGACATGCATCAGCAGGGGAACTCCCGTCTGATCGAACACATCCTGAAAGCCCAGGCCGCGCTGAAGGGCGAGATCGACGCTTCGGAGCACAAGTACCTGGACTTCCGAAAGTCCCACCCCGATCTAGCCGCGACGAAGGAAGGACGCCCCCTGGGGGAATTGCGTCTCGAGAGTTGGGGACGCGCCGCCAACGACGCAATGGTCAAGGCGGTCCGGCTGCGTTCGCAGTTGGACATCGCTCGGAAGCTCGCAGGCGAGGGCATGGCTTTATGGGCCATCCTTCACGCGATGGGCGAGTTAGGGGGGGAATCGGGAGAGCTTTTGAAGCTTCTCGGACCGGGAGCGGCTCAAGGCGTCGGAAACGACTATCTCCACCAACTCGCCCTCGAACGGGAGAAGTTGGTCGAGAATTATGGGCCGAAATACTCGAAGGTCGTCGACCTCGACCAGCGGATTGCACAACTTCGTCAGCGAATCGAAGGGCCGGAGACGCGGGGAAGCCGAAACGAGACGGCGGACCTTATTCGCGCGATGGAGAGATCGCTGGCATCCGTGGAGGCGTTGCAAACCGAGTGCGAGAAGCGCCTCTCCGCTGACCAGGCCGAAGCCGATTCTCGTGAGATCAACCTGCTTACGGAACAGAGCCTTCGGGAGACGTTGACTCATCAACGGTCGCTCCTGAACAATCTGACGGATCAACTCGAGCAGGCCCAACTCACGAACGACTACGACGGCGCGAGCCTGCAGGTCATCGAGCCTGCCCGAAGCTTGGCGGTCCCGGTCCATCCGAAGTCTGGGTTGACCCTGGCGATCGGTCTGGCTGCTGGTTCTTGCCTCGGACTGGCGATCGCCCTGTCCATCGAGCTCTTCGACGACCGCACCAGAACGCTCGCCGAGATCGAGGATATTCTGAAGTACGAGATTCTCGGCCGGATTCCCTGCTTCAAGCGTGACGGTCCCGAATCCCTCCTCGGACTTAGGCATGAAGGGGATGTCACTGGGGCGTTCCGTGGGCTCAGGGCGAACCTGGAGTTATTCCGCCGCGACTCCGGGGCGACCGTCTTTCTCGTAACGAGCCTTGATCCAGGTGAATCGAGCTGCTTGGTTGCAGCCGAGCTCGCCGCCGGTCTGACCCGGTCTCGCCGCAAAATCCTCGTGGTCGACGCCGACTCGAGACGGCCTAAGATCGAGATGGATCACGACGTCGAATCGGACCGGTGTCTGGTCGGCGCGCTTCGGAACGCACTTCCACTGTCGCAGGTCGTCAGGCGGTCGTCCCCTGCCTCCTTCGACGTCGTCCTCACCGGGAAGGTCGACGAGGATTTCGTCGACCTGGTCGTCGGCGGGGAGATGAATCGAATCATCCAGGAAGCTCGACATGAATATGATGTCGTCATGATCGTGGCCTCTTGTTTGACGTCGATCGAGTCCACCATCGTCCTGGAACACGCCGACGCAACGGTTTTCGTCCTGGAGGGC
Coding sequences within:
- a CDS encoding GumC family protein, which gives rise to MKSVPSSRRNATDLDASLTVYADLKRVCRIAGFHWPLIATACAVGIALALAYLATTPKTFRATARLLLTPEGGRPLIIAQNVERAGSPTPDREDFLPTQMALISSPLIVNRAIAALGPTALPTIRASAEDREGELAAQVIERIRVSRPDRMANIVGVSCDAGSAEEATRLVEAVVEAYRESLLRDMHQQGNSRLIEHILKAQAALKGEIDASEHKYLDFRKSHPDLAATKEGRPLGELRLESWGRAANDAMVKAVRLRSQLDIARKLAGEGMALWAILHAMGELGGESGELLKLLGPGAAQGVGNDYLHQLALEREKLVENYGPKYSKVVDLDQRIAQLRQRIEGPETRGSRNETADLIRAMERSLASVEALQTECEKRLSADQAEADSREINLLTEQSLRETLTHQRSLLNNLTDQLEQAQLTNDYDGASLQVIEPARSLAVPVHPKSGLTLAIGLAAGSCLGLAIALSIELFDDRTRTLAEIEDILKYEILGRIPCFKRDGPESLLGLRHEGDVTGAFRGLRANLELFRRDSGATVFLVTSLDPGESSCLVAAELAAGLTRSRRKILVVDADSRRPKIEMDHDVESDRCLVGALRNALPLSQVVRRSSPASFDVVLTGKVDEDFVDLVVGGEMNRIIQEARHEYDVVMIVASCLTSIESTIVLEHADATVFVLEGQRPRRDDLRRCRDVLQGSGRPVFGVVLESKPFKAATASAQALPARQKEESGKESDEFERDDSHRMGGLRRKSAEPPFGGSAPSLTA